One window of the Rosa rugosa chromosome 3, drRosRugo1.1, whole genome shotgun sequence genome contains the following:
- the LOC133738096 gene encoding auxin response factor 2-like isoform X2, producing MAGSVSGEQQSAYPVNNRQGDRDDLYTQLWHTCAGSNIYVPRPGDKVFYFAQGHIEQVEAYADPDSNAAMPKYNLPPKILCHVVNVQLKAEVHTDEVFAQITLLPVTEQDQLSFEDENAPSLPHRTRTCFSKILTPSDTSTHGGFSVPKRHAEECFPPLEMFHQPPVQELTTKDLHGVEWHFRHIFRGQPKRHLLTSGWSTFVTAKKLVPGDACIFVRGENGELRVGIRRATKTQDNATASLISGNSMQHGILASAFHAICTGTMFTVYYRPWTSPVPFIIPYDQYMKSPKDEYSVGMRFRMWFEAEECAEKRCEGTIIDIKDKDPVRWPSSEWGCLKVQWDTTSATLLHSERLSPWNIEPAESTKTKRTSFPVPPHKRPRIPDLSLPVFSGLARNAPIPLIMPQRREKVFQGQEISETYANELGAPMYDPLHQSPRSSIAFSSENMLTPGHINQWSSQLTTFGVVDSVPFSRSMSVPNINSSGFQELSASKQRSETQGPFVPSNTLMLFGVNLDNSHSELPSPQVANSSGHLSPCSIPPISQSSVSETVQLSETSKSISCVLSETQCKKCCSVSNRSCIKVLKYGAALGRSVDLTRFDGYGELISELDQMFDFEGRLIDGSSGWQVTYMDDEGDMMLIGDYLWHEFLSMVRKMFISPKDQEIDSQNPGSPNATSL from the exons ATGGCTGGTTCAGTCAGTGGGGAGCAACAGAGCGCCTACCCTGTTAACAACCGCCAAG GTGATAGAGATGATTTGTACACCCAACTATGGCATACATGTGCCGGGTCTAATATCTATGTCCCACGCCCTGGAGACAAAGTTTTCTACTTCGCTCAAGGCCACATTGAACAG GTTGAGGCATATGCAGACCCAGACAGTAATGCGGCCATGCCAAAATACAATTTGCCTCCCAAGATTCTCTGCCATGTTGTTAATGTGCAGCTAAAG GCCGAAGTTCACACAGATGAAGTCTTTGCTCAGATAACCTTGCTTCCTGTGACTGAG CAAGACCAGCTAAGTTTTGAGGATGAAAATGCTCCATCTTTGCCTCATAGAACCAGAACATGCTTTAGCAAGATACTCACTCCATCTGACACAAGCACCCATGGTGGATTCTCTGTTCCAAAGCGACATGCCGAGGAGTGCTTTCCACCTCTG GAGATGTTTCATCAACCACCAGTACAGGAACTCACTACAAAGGACTTGCATGGAGTTGAATGGCACTTTCGTCATATATTCCGTG GTCAGCCAAAGAGGCACTTGCTTACTAGTGGTTGGAGTACATTTGTGACTGCCAAGAAACTTGTTCCTGGGGATGCATGTATCTTCGTCAG AGGAGAAAATGGAGAGCTCCGTGTTGGCATACGCCGTGCGACCAAAACACAAGACAATGCAACAGCTTCCCTCATTTCTGGCAATAGCATGCAGCATGGCATCCTTGCGAGTGCCTTCCACGCCATTTGTACTGGAACCATGTTTACCGTGTATTATCGCCCTTG GACCAGTCCTGTGCCATTCATAATTCCATATGATCAATACATGAAATCACCCAAAGATGAATATTCTGTTGGGATGAGATTCAGAATGTGGTTTGAAGCTGAAGAATGTGCAGAGAAGAG ATGTGAAGGTACCATAATAGATATTAAAGATAAGGATCCTGTTAGGTGGCCCAGTTCTGAATGGGGGTGTCTGAAG GTGCAATGGGATACCACATCAGCTACGCTCTTGCATTCTGAAAGGCTTTCTCCTTGGAACATTGAGCCTGCAGAATCCACCAAGACGAAGAGGACTTCTTTCCCTGTCCCACCTCATAAGAGACCACGTATACCTGATCTATCATTACCTGTGTTTTCTGGGTTGGCCAGGAATG CCCCAATTCCATTAATAATGCCTCAAAGACGAGAAAAGGTCTTTCAAGGTCAAGAAATAAGCGAAACATATGCTAATGAACTAGGTGCACCAATGTATGATCCGCTACACCAAAGTCCTCGCAGTTCAATAGCATTTTCCAGTGAAAATATGCTGACTCCAGGCCACATTAACCAATGGTCATCACAGTTGACTACTTTTGGGGTCGTTGACAGTGTTCCATTTAGCAGAAGCATGTCGGTTCCAAATATCAACTCCTCTGGATTCCAGGAATTAAGCGCCTCTAAACAGAGGAGTGAGACTCAAGGGCCATTTGTTCCATCAAATACCCTCATGCTTTTTGGAGTCAATTTAGATAACAGTCACTCGGAGCTCCCTTCACCACAAGTTGCCAATTCTAGTGGACACTTAAGTCCTTGTTCTATTCCTCCAATTTCTCAGTCAAGTGTTTCTGAAACTGTCCAACTTTCAGAGACATCTAAGAGTATTTCTTGTGTTCTTTCTGAGACACAATGCAAGAAATGTTGTTCTGTCAGCAACAGGAGTTGCATAAAG GTGCTCAAGTATGGAGCAGCCCTTGGAAGATCAGTGGACCTCACACGCTTTGATGGGTATGGTGAGCTTATTTCTGAGCTTGACCAGATGTTCGATTTTGAAGGAAGGTTGATCGATGGAAGCAGTGGATGGCAGGTAACCTACATGGACGATGAAGGAGACATGATGCTGATAGGAGATTATCTGTGGCA TGAATTCCTGTCAATGGTGCGAAAAATGTTCATCAGTCCAAAGGATCAAGAAATCGACAGTCAGAATCCAGGCTCTCCAAATGCAACATCCCTCTAA
- the LOC133737814 gene encoding exopolygalacturonase-like: protein MGLKSMNILAILLLSFLASTAVADQSNVFDVTSSKYGGKPNSDISKALTMAWTDACASTSTSTVLVPRGTYKLLQEAKFEGPCKEPFQFQLQGTLQAPKDRSQLDDSWISFNNIDMLTLSGGGTIDGQGALSWKENHDSTPVDIRFQTVNNSTISDIASIDSAKFHISVHGCNNVTFQRLTITAPEDSPNTDGIHISSSTKITVSDSYIATGDDCVSIGDGSNQILVSNITCGPGHGISIGSLGKYPDEQPVVGVTVKNCTLTGTSNGARIKTWPGSPATSVAWNILFQDMVMVNVKNPILIDQNYCDKGKSCKLMIPSKVQISNVTFKDIRGSSSSPVTVKLDCSHSVPCRNVELSDIDLIYSGDKKDEITSVCNNVKPRITGVTKALACANLGDIPIDNSPPPSTSPPLPPPMPAAPPLPLPLLASPPLPASPPLPPPLPASPTLPPVPVQQSLPPPPVEKHHSPSPPPFSPPLSPPAPFASPSPPPYLPPFLPPPFVLPSPPPSSPPLSPLEPFISPSPLPSLPPPLPPPFVLPSPPPSSRPLSPPAPFVLPPPPPSVPLLLPPPLVSPSPPPFLLPLSPPPFVSPPLPPMVDTPPPPTVASDDSSPPIIMVYGYPYPLSHTDDGGFGPTSSAAGSILGQKPTVKVMVLSSALALWLLHALL from the coding sequence ATGGGTCTGAAATCGATGAACATTCTGGCAATACTTTTGCTCTCATTTTTAGCATCCACCGCTGTAGCTGATCAATCCAATGTCTTCGATGTGACAAGCTCAAAATATGGTGGAAAGCCCAACTCGGATATTTCAAAGGCATTGACAATGGCATGGACAGATGCGTGTGCATCAACGTCAACGAGTACTGTCCTTGTTCCGAGGGGAACATACAAGTTATTACAAGAAGCAAAATTTGAAGGTCCTTGCAAGGAGCCTTTTCAGTTTCAGCTCCAAGGAACATTGCAGGCTCCGAAAGACCGGAGCCAACTCGATGACTCTTGGATTTCCTTTAACAACATCGACATGCTCACCTTGTCCGGCGGTGGAACTATCGACGGACAAGGAGCCCTTTCTTGGAAGGAGAATCATGACTCTACTCCCGTTGATATTAGGTTCCAAACTGTCAACAATTCCACAATTAGCGACATAGCTTCAATCGACAGCGCAAAGTTCCACATTAGTGTTCATGGCTGCAACAACGTTACGTTCCAACGGCTCACCATCACAGCACCCGAAGACAGTCCTAACACCGACGGAATCCACATCTCTAGTTCGACCAAGATCACAGTCTCCGACTCCTACATTGCAACCGGTGACGATTGTGTTTCAATTGGCGATGGCTCCAACCAAATCCTAGTGTCCAACATTACTTGCGGACCAGGTCATGGAATAAGCATAGGCAGTCTAGGAAAGTATCCAGACGAACAGCCGGTGGTCGGCGTCACGGTCAAGAACTGCACGCTTACCGGCACAAGCAACGGCGCGAGAATCAAGACATGGCCTGGTTCTCCAGCAACAAGCGTTGCTTGGAATATACTCTTCCAAGACATGGTCATGGTGAATGTGAAGAACCCTATCCTCATCGACCAGAACTACTGTGACAAAGGCAAGTCGTGTAAGCTAATGATTCCATCCAAAGTCCAGATCAGTAACGTGACGTTCAAGGATATCAGGGGCTCGTCTTCGTCTCCGGTTACCGTCAAGCTCGACTGTAGTCACAGCGTGCCGTGCCGGAATGTGGAGCTGTCCGATATTGATCTCATTTACAGTGGAGACAAAAAAGACGAAATCACGTCTGTGTGTAATAATGTCAAGCCGAGAATTACTGGCGTGACTAAGGCTCTTGCTTGTGCCAATCTAGGTGACATACCAATAGATAATTCACCGCCGCCGTCGACTTCACCTCCTCTTCCACCGCCGATGCCGGCTGCACCTCCTCTTCCACTGCCGCTGCTGGCTTCACCGCCTCTGCCGGCTTCACCTCCTCTTCCACCGCCGCTGCCGGCTTCACCTACTCTTCCACCGGTACCAGTACAACAGTCACTACCCCCGCCTCCGGTAGAAAAACACCATTCCCCTTCTCCGCCACCATTTTCGCCTCCTCTTTCACCGCCGGCGCCATTTGCTTCACCTTCACCGCCACCATATTTACCTCCTTTTTTGCCGCCGCCATTTGTTTTACCTTCTCCACCACCATCTTCACCTCCTCTTTCGCCGTTGGAGCCATTTATTTCACCTTCACCGCTACCATCTTTACCTCCTCCTTTGCCGCCGCCATTCGTTTTACCTTCTCCGCCACCATCTTCACGTCCTCTTTCGCCGCCGGCGCCATTTGTTTTACCTCCACCGCCACCATCTGTACCTCTTCTTTTGCCGCCTCCATTAGTTTCACCTTCTCCTCCACCATTTTTACTGCCTCTTTCGCCGCCACCATTCGTATCACCTCCTCTTCCGCCGATGGTGGACACACCTCCTCCCCCTACGGTAGCATCAGACGATTCGTCTCCGCCGATAATAATGGTGTATGGGTATCCATATCCTCTGTCTCATACTGATGATGGTGGTTTTGGACCAACATCCTCCGCCGCCGGCAGTATTTTGGGGCAAAAACCGACAGTCAAAGTGATGGTGCTTAGTTCCGCCCTGGCTTTGTGGTTGCTGCACGCCTTGTTATGA
- the LOC133738097 gene encoding uncharacterized protein LOC133738097, giving the protein MKSLYGARIITAIPKLNSASTNKIPAKTNLAVPALNFLVPSQPILTKTLVFKSQTAPRSQSASNPETHEQEMGEEEDPDDQVQDLTVPEHYLVPSKALEESEWLRVTLHKWLDDEYCPEPTNVEISKIAAQSYYKALLEKQTDLGEILLKMAMDLESISYQESFHGAFSSANAAVNMIAQRIEQA; this is encoded by the exons ATGAAATCCTTGTATGGAGCTCGAATAATTACAGCAATTCCAAAGCTCAATTCTGCCTCTACCAATAAAATTCCAGCAAAAACCAATCTTGCTGTGCCTGCACTCAATTTCTTGGTTCCATCGCAGCCAATTCTCACAAAGACTCTTGTTTTCAAGTCACAAACAGCTCCAAGATCTCAGTCTGCctcaaacccagaaacccatGAGCAAGAAATGGGTGAAGAAGAAGACCCAGATGACCAAGTTCAAGACTTGACCGTCCCAGAACATTACTTGGTCCCTTCCAAGGCCTTGGAG GAATCAGAGTGGTTGAGGGTGACTTTGCATAAGTGGTTGGATGATGAGTACTGCCCAGAACCAACCAACGTGGAAATCAGCAAGATTGCTGCTCAATCATACTACAAGGCTTTGCTAGAGAAACAGACTGATCTGGGTGAGATTTTGTTGAAGATGGCAATGGACTTGGAATCCATTTCTTATCAGGAAAGTTTTCATGGGGCATTCTCATCAGCCAATGCAGCTGTGAATATGATTGCCCAGAGGATAGAGCAGGCATAG
- the LOC133738096 gene encoding auxin response factor 2-like isoform X1, whose translation MAGSVSGEQQSAYPVNNRQGDRDDLYTQLWHTCAGSNIYVPRPGDKVFYFAQGHIEQVEAYADPDSNAAMPKYNLPPKILCHVVNVQLKAEVHTDEVFAQITLLPVTEQDQLSFEDENAPSLPHRTRTCFSKILTPSDTSTHGGFSVPKRHAEECFPPLMFLQEMFHQPPVQELTTKDLHGVEWHFRHIFRGQPKRHLLTSGWSTFVTAKKLVPGDACIFVRGENGELRVGIRRATKTQDNATASLISGNSMQHGILASAFHAICTGTMFTVYYRPWTSPVPFIIPYDQYMKSPKDEYSVGMRFRMWFEAEECAEKRCEGTIIDIKDKDPVRWPSSEWGCLKVQWDTTSATLLHSERLSPWNIEPAESTKTKRTSFPVPPHKRPRIPDLSLPVFSGLARNAPIPLIMPQRREKVFQGQEISETYANELGAPMYDPLHQSPRSSIAFSSENMLTPGHINQWSSQLTTFGVVDSVPFSRSMSVPNINSSGFQELSASKQRSETQGPFVPSNTLMLFGVNLDNSHSELPSPQVANSSGHLSPCSIPPISQSSVSETVQLSETSKSISCVLSETQCKKCCSVSNRSCIKVLKYGAALGRSVDLTRFDGYGELISELDQMFDFEGRLIDGSSGWQVTYMDDEGDMMLIGDYLWHEFLSMVRKMFISPKDQEIDSQNPGSPNATSL comes from the exons ATGGCTGGTTCAGTCAGTGGGGAGCAACAGAGCGCCTACCCTGTTAACAACCGCCAAG GTGATAGAGATGATTTGTACACCCAACTATGGCATACATGTGCCGGGTCTAATATCTATGTCCCACGCCCTGGAGACAAAGTTTTCTACTTCGCTCAAGGCCACATTGAACAG GTTGAGGCATATGCAGACCCAGACAGTAATGCGGCCATGCCAAAATACAATTTGCCTCCCAAGATTCTCTGCCATGTTGTTAATGTGCAGCTAAAG GCCGAAGTTCACACAGATGAAGTCTTTGCTCAGATAACCTTGCTTCCTGTGACTGAG CAAGACCAGCTAAGTTTTGAGGATGAAAATGCTCCATCTTTGCCTCATAGAACCAGAACATGCTTTAGCAAGATACTCACTCCATCTGACACAAGCACCCATGGTGGATTCTCTGTTCCAAAGCGACATGCCGAGGAGTGCTTTCCACCTCTG ATGTTCTTGCAGGAGATGTTTCATCAACCACCAGTACAGGAACTCACTACAAAGGACTTGCATGGAGTTGAATGGCACTTTCGTCATATATTCCGTG GTCAGCCAAAGAGGCACTTGCTTACTAGTGGTTGGAGTACATTTGTGACTGCCAAGAAACTTGTTCCTGGGGATGCATGTATCTTCGTCAG AGGAGAAAATGGAGAGCTCCGTGTTGGCATACGCCGTGCGACCAAAACACAAGACAATGCAACAGCTTCCCTCATTTCTGGCAATAGCATGCAGCATGGCATCCTTGCGAGTGCCTTCCACGCCATTTGTACTGGAACCATGTTTACCGTGTATTATCGCCCTTG GACCAGTCCTGTGCCATTCATAATTCCATATGATCAATACATGAAATCACCCAAAGATGAATATTCTGTTGGGATGAGATTCAGAATGTGGTTTGAAGCTGAAGAATGTGCAGAGAAGAG ATGTGAAGGTACCATAATAGATATTAAAGATAAGGATCCTGTTAGGTGGCCCAGTTCTGAATGGGGGTGTCTGAAG GTGCAATGGGATACCACATCAGCTACGCTCTTGCATTCTGAAAGGCTTTCTCCTTGGAACATTGAGCCTGCAGAATCCACCAAGACGAAGAGGACTTCTTTCCCTGTCCCACCTCATAAGAGACCACGTATACCTGATCTATCATTACCTGTGTTTTCTGGGTTGGCCAGGAATG CCCCAATTCCATTAATAATGCCTCAAAGACGAGAAAAGGTCTTTCAAGGTCAAGAAATAAGCGAAACATATGCTAATGAACTAGGTGCACCAATGTATGATCCGCTACACCAAAGTCCTCGCAGTTCAATAGCATTTTCCAGTGAAAATATGCTGACTCCAGGCCACATTAACCAATGGTCATCACAGTTGACTACTTTTGGGGTCGTTGACAGTGTTCCATTTAGCAGAAGCATGTCGGTTCCAAATATCAACTCCTCTGGATTCCAGGAATTAAGCGCCTCTAAACAGAGGAGTGAGACTCAAGGGCCATTTGTTCCATCAAATACCCTCATGCTTTTTGGAGTCAATTTAGATAACAGTCACTCGGAGCTCCCTTCACCACAAGTTGCCAATTCTAGTGGACACTTAAGTCCTTGTTCTATTCCTCCAATTTCTCAGTCAAGTGTTTCTGAAACTGTCCAACTTTCAGAGACATCTAAGAGTATTTCTTGTGTTCTTTCTGAGACACAATGCAAGAAATGTTGTTCTGTCAGCAACAGGAGTTGCATAAAG GTGCTCAAGTATGGAGCAGCCCTTGGAAGATCAGTGGACCTCACACGCTTTGATGGGTATGGTGAGCTTATTTCTGAGCTTGACCAGATGTTCGATTTTGAAGGAAGGTTGATCGATGGAAGCAGTGGATGGCAGGTAACCTACATGGACGATGAAGGAGACATGATGCTGATAGGAGATTATCTGTGGCA TGAATTCCTGTCAATGGTGCGAAAAATGTTCATCAGTCCAAAGGATCAAGAAATCGACAGTCAGAATCCAGGCTCTCCAAATGCAACATCCCTCTAA
- the LOC133738098 gene encoding secoisolariciresinol dehydrogenase → MFGVGLRKHVTFTRALVSPSCFKMGYSSQSGRLEGKVALITGAASGIGKATASKFISNGAKVVLADIQHQLGQDAAKELGPNASFIACDVTKESDISNAVDFTISKHSQLDIMHSNAGVACKSPPSIVDLDLAVFDRVMNINVRGVLAGIKHASRVMIPRKTGSILCTASVTGLMGGLAQHTYSLSKFAVIGIVKSLAAELRQHGIRVNCISPFAIPTPFVIEEMSQIYPGADEEKLIEIIHRSGALEGANCEPNDIANAALYLASADAKYVSGHNLVVDGGFTSFKTFSFPAPDQVL, encoded by the exons ATGTTCGGGGTTGGATTAAG AAAACATGTTACCTTTACAAGAGCTTTGGTTTCTCCAAGCTGCTTCAAGATGGGGTATTCATCCCAGAGTGGAAG ACTTGAAGGAAAGGTGGCACTGATTACAGGAGCAGCAAGTGGTATAGGAAAGGCAACTGCATCAAAATTCATCAGCAATGGTGCCAAGGTTGTTCTTGCAGATATCCAACACCAGCTTGGCCAAGATGCAGCAAAGGAGCTTGGTCCTAATGCCAGCTTCATTGCCTGTGATGTCACAAAAGAATCCGACATTTCCAATGCTGTAGATTTCACCATCTCTAAGCACAGCCAGCTTGATATTATGCACAGCAATGCAGGTGTAGCTTGTAAATCTCCTCCAAGCATTGTGGACCTTGACCTGGCAGTGTTTGATCGTGTCATGAACATCAACGTGCGAGGAGTCCTGGCAGGAATTAAGCACGCTTCACGTGTGATGATCCCGCGCAAAACTGGCTCAATTCTCTGCACAGCCAGCGTCACAGGACTAATGGGAGGACTAGCACAGCACACCTATTCTCTGTCCAAGTTTGCTGTAATAGGCATTGTCAAGTCTCTGGCTGCAGAGCTACGCCAGCATGGGATCCGGGTCAATTGCATATCCCCATTTGCCATTCCAACCCCATTTGTAATCGAAGAAATGAGTCAGATTTATCCAGGAGCTGATGAAGAGAAGTTAATTGAAATTATACATCGCTCTGGGGCCTTAGAAGGAGCAAACTGTGAACCCAATGACATTGCCAATGCTGCACTTTACCTAGCTTCAGCTGATGCTAAATATGTTAGTGGCCATAATTTGGTTGTAGATGGAGGTTTTACATCTTTCAAGACTTTTAGTTTCCCTGCACCAGATCAGGTGCTTTAA
- the LOC133737816 gene encoding F-box/kelch-repeat protein At3g18720-like: protein MTGLFGNRFFTRILKKATFYAIKGGRRSPEKQKEIRDWSDLPPELLSLIAERAGLFALQSFHRVCKAWNSASSAALPQILETELNQGPWFLLYDDKSPKCKVLTGSGKKLIMSRPELDRTTCLATYQGWLLLFQQGCGSMFFFHLFSRRRIDLPQFPDSELTDHVAAVSCSPTSQDCMVCVISRSNDAELEAKVLYLGEDQAWTKLKYSRSRVYTGTIKFAVYHTGIFCFFDHRNDRILTLSTENRAHNWSVINLIFSPKNQSRPGTLLFDRGELKKKFDDMKKKMGLTKGVSISTCGTITLSEGLPKFIFNEIISDHAEESKRNHFKGVWMQPRLKQNPSTYKR, encoded by the exons ATGACGGGTCTTTTCGGGAACCGTTTCTTCACAAGAATCTTAAAG AAAGCAACATTCTATGCGATCAAAGGAGGTCGCAGAAGTCCAGAGAAGCAAAAGGAAATTAGGGACTGGTCCGATCTCCCTCCTGAACTTCTTTCACTCATAGCAGAACGTGCAGGCCTATTCGCGCTTCAGAGTTTCCATCGTGTTTGTAAGGCTTGGAACTCTGCTTCTTCTGCAGCTTTACCTCAGATACTTGAGACAGAACTAAACCAAGGACCTTGGTTTTTACTATATGATGATAAAAGTCCTAAGTGCAAGGTGCTAACTGGAAGTGGCAAGAAGTTGATAATGAGTCGCCCAGAACTGGATAGAACAACTTGCCTTGCAACATACCAAGGATGGCTTCTTCTGTTCCAACAAGGATGTGGTTCCATGTTCTTCTTTCACCTTTTCTCTCGTCGCAGAATAGACCTTCCACAGTTCCCAGACTCGGAACTCACTGATCATGTTGCAGCAGTTTCATGTTCTCCAACGTCTCAGGATTGTATGGTTTGTGTTATTAGTCGTAGCAATGATGCTGAATTGGAAGCCAAGGTACTATACCTTGGAGAAGACCAGGCATGGACAAAACTCAAGTATTCTCGTTCCCGAGTTTACACTGGTACAATCAAATTTGCTGTATATCACACTGGAATATTCTGCTTTTTCGACCATAGAAATGATAGAATTCTCACCCTATCTACTGAAAATCGAGCTCACAACTGGAGTGTCATTAACTTAATATTCTCCCCGAAAAATCAGTCGAGACCAGGAACATTATTGTTTGACAGGGGTGAGCTGAAGAAAAAGTTCGATgacatgaagaagaagatgggctTGACAAAAGGTGTTTCGATTTCTACTTGTGGCACAATAACACTATCTGAAGGCTTGCCCAAGTTTATTTTTAATGAGATCATTAGTGATCATGCGGAAGAATCCAAGAGAAACCATTTCAAAGGGGTATGGATGCAACCAAGACTTAAACAAAACCCATCAACGTACAAAAGATAA